One genomic region from Phoenix dactylifera cultivar Barhee BC4 unplaced genomic scaffold, palm_55x_up_171113_PBpolish2nd_filt_p 000046F, whole genome shotgun sequence encodes:
- the LOC103711741 gene encoding 3-hydroxy-3-methylglutaryl-coenzyme A reductase 3-like: MDVRRRFPKSAAARPAETVRSSVSGGGAASRVLASDALPLPIRHTNLLFSAVFAASLVFLMRRWREKIRSSTPLHVVGLAEILAFVGLVGSLIYLLSFFGIAFVQSVVSSHDEEEDFLLCPAPHAAAASTPPAAAPTPAPCPLLCDAATPPEKMEAVTEEDEEIISSVVAGTTPSYILESKLRDCRRAAGIRREVLRRMTGRSLEGLPLDGFDYGAILGQCCELPVGYVQLPVGIAGPLLLDGRQYYVPMATTEGCLVASTNRGCKAIAVSGGAASVVLRDGMTRAPAVRLPSARRAAELVAFVEEPSNFETLAVVFNRSSRFARLQGIQCALAGRNLYMRFSCGTGDAMGMNMVSKGVQNVLDYLQGDFPDMDVISISGNFCSDKKPAAVNWIEGRGKSVVCEATIKEEVVKKVLKTTVPVLVELNMIKNLAGSAVAGALGGFNAHASNIVSAVFIATGQDPAQNVESSHCITMMEAVNDGKDLHISVTMPSIEVGTVGGGTQLASQAACLDLLGVKGANLESPGANARLLAAIVAGAVLAGELSLLSALAAGQLVKSHMKYNRSSKDVSKAA, translated from the exons ATGGACGTCCGCCGGAGATTCCCCAAGAGCGCCGCCGCCCGACCGGCGGAGACCGTCCGCTCCTCCGTCTCCGGCGGTGGCGCCGCCTCCCGGGTCCTGGCGTCGGACGCCCTCCCGCTCCCCATCCGGCACACGAATCTTCTGTTCTCGGCCGTCTTCGCCGCCTCCCTCGTCTTCCTGATGCGGCGGTGGCGCGAGAAGATCCGCTCCTCGACGCCGCTCCACGTCGTCGGCCTGGCCGAGATCCTCGCCTTCGTCGGCCTCGTCGGCTCGCTCATCtaccttctctctttcttcggCATCGCTTTCGTCCAGTCCGTCGTCTCCTCCCACGACGAGGAGGAGGACTTCCTCCTCTGCCCCGCCCCTCACGCCGCCGCAGCCTCCACCCCACCGGCCGCTGCCCCAACCCCCGCCCCCTGTCCCCTCCTCTGCGACGCCGCAACCCCACCGGAGAAAATGGAGGCCGTCACCGAGGAGGACGAGGAGATCATCTCCTCCGTGGTCGCCGGCACGACCCCCTCCTACATTCTCGAATCCAAGCTCAGAGATTGCCGCCGCGCCGCTGGGATCCGACGGGAGGTGCTCAGGAGGATGACCGGAAGATCCCTGGAAGGGCTTCCGCTCGATGGATTCGATTACGGGGCGATTCTAGGGCAGTGCTGCGAGCTCCCCGTGGGATACGTCCAGTTGCCTGTGGGGATCGCCGGGCCGCTGCTGCTTGACGGAAGGCAGTATTACGTGCCCATGGCGACCACCGAGGGGTGCCTCGTGGCGAGCACCAACAGGGGGTGCAAGGCCATTGCGGTGTCCGGCGGCGCCGCGAGCGTGGTTTTGAGGGACGGGATGACGCGGGCGCCGGCCGTGAGGCTGCCGTCGGCGAGGAGGGCCGCGGAGCTCGTGGCCTTCGTGGAAGAGCCGAGCAATTTCGAGACCCTCGCTGTCGTGTTCAACAG GTCCAGCAGATTTGCAAGGCTCCAGGGGATTCAGTGTGCGCTTGCTGGGAGGAACCTTTACATGAGATTTAGTTGCGGCACTGGAGATGCGATGGGGATGAACATGGTGTCAAAAGGTGTCCAGAATGTCTTGGATTATCTGCAGGGTGACTTCCCAGACATGGATGTGATCAGCATATCTG GTAATTTCTGTTCTGACAAAAAGCCGGCTGCTGTGAATTGGATTGAAGGACGGGGCAAATCGGTAGTTTGTGAGGCAACCATCAAGGAGGAGGTTGTGAAAAAAGTTCTCAAGACCACCGTGCCAGTGCTGGTTGAACTCAACATGATCAAGAACCTTGCCGGATCTGCTGTGGCTGGAGCTCTTGGGGGGTTCAATGCTCATGCCAGCAACATCGTGTCTGCCGTCTTCATAGCCACTGGCCAAGATCCCGCACAGAATGTGGAGAGTTCTCACTGCATCACCATGATGGAAGCTGTGAATGATGGCAAGGATCTTCACATCTCTGTGACCATGCCATCCATTGAG GTTGGTACAGTTGGGGGTGGGACGCAGCTGGCCTCTCAGGCAGCCTGTTTGGACCTACTTGGTGTCAAGGGTGCAAACCTGGAATCACCTGGAGCAAATGCTAGGCTTCTGGCCGCCATTGTGGCAGGTGCTGTTCTTGCTGGAGAGCTCTCTCTCTTGTCAGCTCTTGCTGCGGGCCAGCTCGTGAAGAGCCACATGAAGTACAACAGATCCAGCAAAGATGTATCCAAGGCTGCCTAA